A region of Solibacillus isronensis DNA encodes the following proteins:
- a CDS encoding DUF5412 family protein: protein MRNFWSAIMIFSLCLAFIGVCFYLMRTTLWTFSYTTLIVVALLFVLIIYTLLQEYKQLSRLKKAVTFVVNTTSIVFTSIIILFFALKIVVYSFGGTEHLLTSFSPKMGYTLDFYAFDAGAMGSFGVRGELDGPFGFKKQIYYEKHAEEANIQWLTDEIVVINGHELNLKNGETFGYTINTR from the coding sequence TTGCGGAATTTTTGGTCTGCCATTATGATCTTCAGTTTATGTCTTGCCTTTATCGGAGTTTGCTTTTATTTAATGCGAACTACTTTATGGACGTTTTCCTATACAACACTTATCGTTGTCGCTCTTCTTTTTGTGCTAATTATATATACGTTACTTCAGGAATATAAACAATTATCACGCTTAAAAAAAGCGGTTACCTTTGTTGTGAATACAACCTCCATTGTATTTACATCGATCATTATTTTATTTTTCGCATTAAAAATCGTTGTCTATTCATTTGGCGGTACAGAACATCTGTTAACATCCTTTTCACCAAAGATGGGTTATACTTTGGATTTCTATGCTTTTGATGCAGGGGCGATGGGATCGTTTGGTGTCCGAGGAGAACTCGATGGTCCTTTTGGATTTAAAAAGCAGATTTATTATGAAAAGCATGCCGAAGAAGCAAATATTCAATGGCTGACCGATGAGATTGTCGTTATTAATGGGCACGAACTCAATTTAAAAAACGGTGAAACATTTGGCTATACAATTAATACGAGGTGA
- a CDS encoding HAD hydrolase-like protein has protein sequence MQTAIIFDMDGTLFQTNLILEPALERTFEYLRQNNLWSGATPIEKYREIMGVPLNVVWKSLCPDHSDKIREKSNHYFQAALIEEIRQGNGALYENVLPTLQSLSESYPLFIASNGETPYLQAIISTYNLERWIKGCYSIDIIPSKNKSHLVERIKKEQDIVNGFVVGDRASDINAATDNNLIAIAVNFDFAQLEEIKKAHHTVEQFPQLIDIINTYRTPTVEA, from the coding sequence ATGCAAACAGCAATTATTTTTGATATGGATGGCACTTTATTTCAAACAAATCTTATTTTAGAACCGGCGCTCGAGCGTACATTTGAGTATTTACGTCAAAATAATCTATGGTCAGGTGCTACACCTATTGAGAAATACCGAGAAATAATGGGTGTCCCTCTTAATGTTGTTTGGAAATCGTTATGTCCCGATCATTCCGATAAAATTCGTGAAAAGAGCAATCATTATTTTCAGGCTGCACTTATTGAAGAAATCCGACAAGGAAACGGTGCCCTTTATGAAAACGTATTGCCGACACTTCAATCATTGAGTGAATCTTACCCATTATTTATTGCAAGTAATGGCGAAACGCCTTATTTACAAGCAATTATATCTACTTATAATTTAGAACGTTGGATAAAGGGATGCTATAGTATTGATATAATTCCATCAAAAAATAAATCCCATCTTGTTGAACGAATAAAAAAAGAACAGGATATAGTCAACGGTTTTGTCGTTGGTGACCGCGCATCCGATATTAACGCAGCGACTGATAACAATTTAATAGCCATTGCAGTTAACTTTGATTTCGCCCAACTTGAAGAAATAAAAAAAGCTCATCATACCGTTGAACAATTTCCGCAATTAATCGACATTATAAACACATATCGAACACCTACAGTGGAGGCATAA
- a CDS encoding translation initiation factor 2 encodes MKNSTKNSDLLKLSSIFALIGLLLIIFNGRIANSFGSIWIHSLGGMSDTNEYIFIKTSYANASLVIGGILLGISLIAMLFSWYQLRS; translated from the coding sequence ATGAAAAACTCAACCAAAAATTCGGATTTGCTTAAATTAAGCAGCATATTTGCGCTCATTGGACTACTATTAATTATTTTTAACGGAAGAATTGCCAATTCATTTGGCTCAATTTGGATACACTCTCTTGGGGGTATGTCAGATACAAATGAATACATATTTATAAAAACGAGTTATGCCAATGCATCCCTTGTTATTGGCGGGATATTATTGGGCATCAGTTTAATCGCTATGCTTTTCAGCTGGTATCAACTTAGAAGTTAA
- a CDS encoding alpha/beta hydrolase: protein MQSKYNGYSYIVDIYAPNEIPPAEGFPVIIVLDGTRYSKLMYETMSMQLRNRKKTLVDPAIIVGIGHDEKDIPKQRFYDFTAPAVHYHFPVRRGKVMQELPAGGAVQLMDFILQQIVPMLQEKYAVHDQKISLYGHSLGGLFVLWSYLIYPDSFYKYVALSPSIWWNDHELFRTIQQVENPIEAPIFIGVGGKEGDMVDDAQKFVAMASEKWTNCEFYIAESENHASVIPTTMSRVLRFLRSDD, encoded by the coding sequence ATGCAATCAAAGTACAATGGCTATTCCTATATTGTGGACATTTACGCACCGAATGAAATCCCTCCGGCAGAAGGGTTTCCGGTAATCATCGTGTTGGATGGAACACGCTACAGTAAACTGATGTATGAAACAATGTCAATGCAGTTGCGAAATAGGAAAAAAACATTGGTTGATCCTGCAATTATTGTTGGTATCGGCCATGATGAAAAGGATATTCCAAAACAGCGATTTTATGATTTCACGGCACCGGCAGTTCATTATCATTTTCCTGTTCGCAGGGGGAAAGTGATGCAGGAGCTTCCGGCTGGAGGAGCAGTACAATTAATGGATTTTATTTTGCAGCAAATTGTACCGATGCTTCAGGAAAAATATGCAGTTCACGATCAGAAAATATCACTGTATGGACACTCGTTAGGCGGATTATTTGTATTGTGGAGTTATTTAATTTATCCGGACAGCTTTTATAAATATGTAGCTTTAAGCCCATCGATTTGGTGGAATGATCATGAGCTTTTTCGGACAATTCAACAAGTGGAAAATCCTATTGAAGCACCTATATTCATAGGAGTCGGAGGGAAAGAGGGCGATATGGTTGATGATGCGCAGAAATTTGTTGCAATGGCTTCTGAGAAATGGACTAACTGTGAATTTTATATAGCAGAAAGCGAAAATCACGCATCTGTCATTCCGACTACAATGAGCCGGGTTCTACGATTTTTAAGATCAGATGACTAA
- a CDS encoding ABC transporter ATP-binding protein: MYAFEVESLTTGYENTRIIENLNVRIQTGKITTIIGPNGCGKSTLLKTIGRILKKECGEIFLQDENMNTMSTKEIAKKLALLVQSPAAPGQLKVHELISYGRYPHRKNVGRLTKEDNEKINWAMEVTNTLEFQNREIAALSGGQRQRVWLAMALAQETDILLLDEPTTYLDMAHQLEVLEIVQQLNRTFGCTIIMVLHDLNHAARFSDELIAMKKGEVLHTGTPKQIMKADILKSVFQIDAKIMIDQEHQVPVCFSYNLMK, encoded by the coding sequence TTGTATGCATTTGAAGTAGAAAGCTTAACGACAGGTTATGAGAATACAAGAATTATCGAAAATTTAAATGTTCGCATTCAAACAGGTAAGATTACAACGATTATCGGACCTAATGGATGCGGTAAATCTACTTTATTAAAAACAATCGGCCGGATTTTAAAAAAGGAATGTGGCGAAATTTTTCTGCAGGATGAAAACATGAATACGATGTCTACTAAGGAAATCGCAAAAAAACTGGCATTACTCGTACAGTCTCCGGCAGCACCGGGACAGCTGAAAGTACATGAGCTTATTTCGTATGGACGCTATCCTCACCGGAAAAATGTTGGACGCCTTACAAAAGAAGACAACGAAAAAATTAATTGGGCTATGGAAGTCACAAACACTTTGGAGTTCCAAAACCGTGAAATCGCAGCACTTTCAGGTGGGCAACGGCAGCGTGTGTGGCTGGCGATGGCTTTGGCGCAAGAAACCGATATTTTACTGCTGGATGAACCGACGACATACTTGGATATGGCACATCAACTGGAAGTGCTTGAAATTGTTCAGCAACTCAATAGAACGTTTGGCTGTACGATAATTATGGTGCTCCATGATTTGAACCATGCTGCAAGATTTTCAGATGAACTGATCGCTATGAAAAAGGGGGAAGTGCTTCATACAGGCACTCCTAAACAAATAATGAAAGCCGACATACTAAAAAGTGTTTTCCAGATTGACGCTAAGATTATGATTGATCAGGAACATCAGGTACCCGTCTGTTTTTCATATAATTTAATGAAATAG
- a CDS encoding FecCD family ABC transporter permease: MPLKKTKWLFIIGTLFFMLLLAMYIHLTSGAFTMTTPEVFKTLLRIDSTEQFDLVIFDFRLPRIITAALVGMGLAMAGVVLQGITKNALADPGIIGINAGAGCAIVIFMFFFHIELIDVEINSLIKILIVPIFGFVGGAIAAAIILVISYKHGRMDMQRLILTGIAINTGFSAVTLFWSLKMDEGDYQAAAIWMNGSIYNSNWYFVVAMMPWLIILGIYIYRKAYLLDYFQLEEETITSLGISIEKEKIKLMLASVGLVSACVSVSGSIGFIGLMAPHIARQLVGIHHRYMMPVSLFIGAVLLVFSDYVAKTVFSPVELSVGIVVSLVGIPYFLYLLIKSKG; the protein is encoded by the coding sequence ATGCCGCTTAAAAAAACAAAATGGCTGTTTATAATTGGCACACTGTTTTTCATGCTTCTATTAGCAATGTATATCCATTTAACAAGCGGCGCGTTTACGATGACGACACCGGAAGTATTTAAGACTTTACTGCGGATTGATTCGACAGAACAATTTGATTTAGTCATATTTGATTTTAGGTTGCCCCGAATAATTACGGCAGCACTTGTCGGTATGGGCCTTGCAATGGCTGGTGTTGTGCTTCAGGGGATTACAAAAAATGCGCTTGCTGATCCGGGAATTATCGGAATTAACGCAGGTGCAGGCTGTGCAATTGTCATTTTTATGTTTTTCTTCCATATCGAGCTCATTGATGTCGAAATTAACAGCCTTATAAAAATATTAATTGTTCCGATTTTTGGTTTTGTAGGAGGAGCAATAGCTGCAGCAATTATATTGGTCATTTCATATAAACATGGACGAATGGATATGCAAAGGCTGATATTAACAGGGATTGCGATTAACACCGGCTTTAGTGCGGTTACTTTATTCTGGTCATTGAAAATGGATGAAGGGGATTATCAGGCGGCCGCTATTTGGATGAATGGATCCATTTATAATTCCAACTGGTATTTCGTTGTTGCAATGATGCCATGGCTGATTATTTTAGGTATTTATATTTACCGGAAAGCCTATTTGCTCGACTACTTTCAATTGGAGGAAGAGACGATTACTAGTCTTGGAATTAGTATTGAAAAGGAAAAAATTAAACTAATGCTTGCAAGTGTCGGACTTGTCAGTGCCTGTGTTTCCGTTTCAGGAAGCATAGGGTTCATTGGATTAATGGCACCGCATATTGCAAGACAGCTAGTCGGAATTCATCATCGCTATATGATGCCGGTAAGCCTTTTTATAGGGGCAGTATTGCTTGTGTTTTCAGATTATGTAGCAAAAACGGTCTTTTCACCTGTAGAACTCTCTGTCGGGATAGTCGTATCGCTTGTCGGGATTCCTTATTTCCTTTATTTACTTATCAAATCGAAAGGGTGA
- a CDS encoding FecCD family ABC transporter permease, producing the protein MNFSYRHFILFSAIMPILIVVVTLMSISMGTKSIALETIIDAFIRYDKENIDHQIIWSGRVPRALAVLFVGAFLATAGAIMQGVTRNFLASPSIMGVTDGSAFFITMAFVFLPGISSFNLVLLSMLGSLFGGALVFGFASLIKNGLSPVRLAIIGTVIGTFISSIGTAIAMYHQISQTITMWYNSKVHMVEMELIYLCVLIGMIGLLLAISLARAVTITALGEDVAVGLGQNTRIIKVLSMLAVAILTGTAVALVGKIAFVGLVVPHIVRMVMGVDYRVIIPCSAVMGAFFLAGCDLVSRYINFPFETPIGVVTALIGVPFFLYLIRRKGGEKYAA; encoded by the coding sequence TTGAATTTTTCATATCGGCATTTCATTTTATTTTCAGCAATAATGCCAATTCTGATTGTTGTTGTGACACTCATGTCGATTTCGATGGGTACAAAATCAATCGCGCTTGAAACGATTATTGATGCATTTATCCGTTACGACAAAGAAAATATCGATCACCAAATCATATGGTCTGGTCGGGTACCAAGAGCGCTCGCTGTATTATTTGTCGGTGCATTTTTAGCAACAGCAGGTGCTATTATGCAAGGGGTTACACGAAATTTTCTTGCGTCTCCATCAATAATGGGCGTAACGGACGGCTCAGCTTTTTTCATTACGATGGCCTTTGTTTTCTTGCCAGGGATTTCAAGTTTTAATTTAGTCCTCCTTTCAATGCTAGGTTCACTTTTTGGCGGTGCACTTGTATTCGGTTTCGCATCTTTAATTAAAAATGGGCTATCTCCGGTAAGATTGGCAATTATCGGAACGGTAATCGGTACGTTCATCAGCAGTATCGGAACGGCGATCGCAATGTATCATCAAATTTCACAAACGATAACAATGTGGTACAACTCAAAAGTACATATGGTAGAAATGGAATTAATCTATTTATGTGTTCTAATTGGTATGATTGGACTATTACTGGCCATTTCATTGGCACGCGCTGTGACAATTACAGCACTTGGCGAAGATGTTGCGGTCGGCTTAGGTCAGAACACAAGAATAATAAAGGTATTGAGCATGTTAGCTGTTGCTATATTGACGGGGACTGCTGTAGCTCTTGTCGGGAAAATCGCTTTTGTAGGACTAGTCGTCCCTCATATTGTAAGAATGGTTATGGGCGTCGACTACCGTGTAATTATTCCTTGTTCGGCTGTAATGGGTGCCTTTTTCCTTGCAGGCTGTGATCTCGTAAGCCGTTACATCAATTTTCCGTTTGAAACACCGATTGGAGTAGTAACTGCACTAATCGGGGTACCGTTTTTCTTATATTTAATTCGACGTAAAGGCGGGGAAAAATATGCCGCTTAA
- a CDS encoding ABC transporter substrate-binding protein — translation MKKYRTLISAGTIALMLAACNANEEVDSSSAAESENKTEQVTNDEKAVADEATVQKITYLEHDYEVPAKVETIIAASLEAMEDAAVLGVKPAGVISMDGKTIPKYLESDLAGATVVGSKKEPSTEAMLSLNPDVIVGTSKWDEAQMSNYNKIATTFPYSHISINWKENLLLFGQLAGKESEAQKALDDYDKQLAITKESIANSELKDKKVVIIRVRGGLSVYPAGVYLNPSVYEDFGFTVPEELNSIEAQTTITYETLAEWNPDMIFLQFAGDENKDTPELLQEILDNPIFNSTTAAKTNNVHVNLIDAMAQGGTAWSKITFLKAFNENVLK, via the coding sequence ATGAAAAAATATCGTACATTAATTAGTGCAGGGACAATTGCATTAATGCTTGCTGCATGCAATGCAAATGAAGAGGTGGATTCGTCATCTGCAGCTGAATCAGAAAATAAAACAGAACAAGTTACAAATGACGAAAAAGCTGTTGCAGATGAAGCAACAGTACAAAAAATAACTTATTTAGAGCACGACTATGAAGTGCCTGCAAAAGTAGAAACAATTATTGCAGCAAGTCTGGAAGCGATGGAAGATGCAGCAGTACTTGGTGTAAAGCCTGCTGGTGTTATTTCTATGGACGGTAAGACAATTCCTAAATACTTGGAGTCAGATTTAGCAGGAGCAACTGTTGTCGGTTCAAAAAAAGAACCAAGCACAGAGGCAATGCTTTCTTTAAACCCTGATGTAATTGTAGGAACGAGCAAGTGGGATGAAGCACAAATGTCGAATTACAACAAAATAGCAACGACATTCCCTTATTCTCATATTTCTATAAACTGGAAAGAGAATTTATTATTATTTGGCCAATTAGCTGGCAAAGAATCAGAAGCACAGAAAGCACTGGATGACTATGATAAGCAATTGGCCATTACGAAAGAATCGATTGCCAACAGTGAGCTGAAAGATAAAAAGGTTGTAATCATCCGAGTAAGAGGCGGGTTGTCGGTCTATCCTGCAGGAGTATATTTAAACCCTTCTGTTTATGAAGATTTTGGCTTTACCGTACCGGAAGAATTGAATTCAATCGAAGCACAAACAACGATTACATATGAAACATTGGCAGAGTGGAACCCGGATATGATTTTCCTTCAATTTGCTGGTGATGAAAATAAGGATACTCCTGAATTATTGCAGGAGATTTTAGATAATCCGATATTTAACAGTACAACTGCTGCTAAAACAAATAATGTGCATGTTAATCTAATTGATGCAATGGCACAGGGAGGGACAGCTTGGTCAAAAATTACCTTCCTGAAAGCATTTAATGAGAACGTATTAAAATAA
- a CDS encoding helix-turn-helix domain-containing protein, with the protein MRRIQTNDLIKFFANSAIQYADLFVTSLAPNVHDHNRNTAPCLNGLVITLSGSANFSLNGEVYAIHKGVILHAGPNMAIDIKVTSKEPWHYTVLHYKMLNRPFSMDIGHFEIATGHHHKMDYFVHQLIHFEKIPGDMNRLKCKSLFLQLVEFIVICAKMQTSNNVVDQAITYMTEHYNLPITIAEIAEELECDRRRFAYLFDKQIGMSPIQFLTEIRLKKSRELLRTTSIPIKEIAELIGYQDAFYFCRVFKKQYHMTPTNFRKQYLTV; encoded by the coding sequence GTGAGAAGAATTCAAACGAACGATTTAATAAAATTTTTCGCTAACTCAGCGATTCAATATGCAGATTTATTTGTAACAAGTTTAGCTCCTAATGTACATGATCACAATCGTAATACAGCACCATGTTTAAATGGACTCGTTATTACTCTGTCGGGTAGCGCAAATTTTTCACTTAATGGGGAAGTATACGCGATACATAAAGGGGTAATCCTTCATGCCGGACCTAATATGGCGATTGATATTAAAGTTACAAGTAAGGAACCATGGCATTATACGGTACTGCATTATAAAATGTTAAACCGTCCTTTTTCAATGGATATAGGCCATTTTGAAATCGCTACTGGTCATCATCATAAAATGGATTATTTCGTCCATCAATTAATCCATTTCGAAAAAATACCTGGTGATATGAACCGGCTGAAATGTAAATCTCTGTTCCTGCAGTTGGTGGAATTCATCGTTATTTGCGCAAAAATGCAAACTTCAAACAATGTAGTGGACCAGGCGATTACATATATGACTGAACATTATAATTTACCTATTACAATAGCAGAAATCGCGGAGGAGCTAGAGTGTGATCGTCGTCGATTTGCCTATTTGTTTGATAAGCAAATCGGCATGTCACCAATACAGTTTTTAACGGAGATCCGATTAAAAAAATCCCGGGAATTACTGCGTACGACATCAATTCCGATTAAGGAAATTGCTGAACTAATCGGTTATCAGGATGCATTCTACTTTTGCCGAGTATTTAAAAAGCAATATCATATGACACCGACAAATTTCCGAAAGCAATATTTAACTGTTTGA
- a CDS encoding TraB/GumN family protein, with protein MKKMTKTVLATTLGTTLMLTSIMPAVKADEVTPDISSWALGTLNEGEKYGIFPIEWYYDGFRTAITTERLDSLIKLTEQKIAGLNLDKNERFKPVAIKGDGTRGDVINRLYNIAGQYKLDTVEDAVTYMQKHKILQGSEKGLMLDQKATTQHAVIFAVRLIQNTFEQANAGAKGVAWVVEDEDTKVYMLGSIHVGTPEMYPMHKKLTKAFEESDGLFVEANLLDPTGMDYYIEKAMFNDGRTIKDVVSEDTYAKLQKVAEQLEMPIEELEMQKPWLLSNNFSSMMMDGAFGLTAEEMAMHGVDMQFLLTAYLQQKPIYELEGINAQVDMFEALSPEAQEESLVAALDGILEPTEQSEEDVQLMADWFTNWVKGDVEKFAESLTEMEGDTSEFNQMLFGKRDAEMAAKLVCVLEEQKGTFFVVVGAGHFLVDKNIRYHLEESGYEVKPFYQ; from the coding sequence ATGAAAAAGATGACTAAAACCGTTTTGGCTACAACATTGGGGACTACATTGATGCTAACATCGATTATGCCTGCCGTTAAAGCTGATGAAGTAACACCGGATATAAGCAGCTGGGCACTCGGTACATTAAATGAAGGTGAGAAATACGGAATTTTCCCGATTGAATGGTACTATGATGGCTTCCGTACAGCAATTACGACGGAGCGTTTAGATTCATTAATTAAACTCACTGAACAAAAAATTGCAGGTTTAAATTTGGATAAAAATGAAAGATTCAAGCCAGTCGCGATAAAAGGTGATGGTACACGAGGCGATGTTATTAACCGTCTTTATAATATTGCCGGACAATACAAATTAGATACAGTTGAAGATGCTGTTACATATATGCAGAAACATAAAATTTTACAAGGTTCGGAAAAAGGCTTGATGCTCGATCAAAAAGCAACAACACAACATGCGGTAATTTTTGCCGTACGACTAATCCAGAATACTTTTGAACAGGCAAATGCCGGTGCGAAAGGTGTTGCATGGGTAGTGGAAGATGAAGATACAAAAGTGTATATGCTTGGGTCTATTCATGTAGGAACACCGGAAATGTACCCGATGCATAAAAAGTTAACAAAAGCCTTTGAAGAGTCGGACGGCCTTTTCGTTGAGGCAAACTTATTAGATCCTACCGGTATGGATTATTATATTGAAAAGGCAATGTTTAATGATGGACGTACGATTAAAGATGTTGTAAGTGAAGACACATATGCGAAACTTCAAAAGGTTGCAGAACAGCTTGAAATGCCGATAGAAGAGCTGGAAATGCAAAAGCCATGGCTGCTTTCAAATAATTTTTCGTCGATGATGATGGATGGGGCATTTGGTTTAACAGCAGAAGAAATGGCGATGCATGGAGTAGATATGCAGTTTTTATTAACAGCTTACTTACAGCAAAAACCTATTTATGAGCTGGAAGGTATCAATGCACAAGTTGATATGTTTGAAGCATTATCGCCAGAAGCACAGGAAGAATCGTTAGTAGCCGCTCTCGACGGTATTTTGGAACCTACTGAACAGTCTGAGGAAGATGTTCAGTTAATGGCAGATTGGTTCACGAATTGGGTCAAAGGTGATGTAGAAAAGTTTGCGGAAAGCTTAACAGAAATGGAAGGGGACACATCTGAGTTCAATCAGATGCTTTTCGGTAAACGTGATGCAGAAATGGCCGCAAAGCTTGTGTGTGTATTGGAAGAACAAAAAGGGACATTCTTTGTCGTTGTCGGCGCGGGTCACTTTTTAGTTGATAAAAATATCCGCTATCACTTAGAAGAAAGCGGTTATGAAGTAAAACCATTTTATCAATAA
- a CDS encoding YusW family protein, whose protein sequence is MKKFALICALSTTALLVGCGDSEEATNLPENAPTEQNTMNQTSTVTETTDAPFNFTHFDLDIQYADDKSYEVSYENEASRAEAQIEDEVNKTKLEGNEATNKLVPIFEGFTFDKDTPDDEVIDEVLQKFEQPDSFFEVEIEIKFADGTIKEYRRVAQ, encoded by the coding sequence ATGAAGAAATTTGCATTAATTTGCGCATTAAGTACAACTGCATTGTTAGTAGGCTGTGGTGACAGCGAAGAAGCAACCAATTTGCCTGAAAATGCACCGACAGAACAAAATACAATGAATCAGACAAGTACTGTAACAGAAACAACTGATGCCCCATTTAACTTTACTCACTTTGATTTGGATATCCAGTATGCGGATGATAAAAGTTATGAAGTGAGTTATGAAAATGAAGCATCTCGAGCGGAAGCCCAAATTGAAGATGAAGTTAACAAAACAAAATTAGAAGGTAATGAAGCAACGAACAAATTGGTTCCGATTTTCGAAGGCTTCACATTCGATAAGGATACACCAGATGATGAAGTAATTGATGAAGTACTGCAAAAATTCGAACAACCAGACAGCTTTTTTGAAGTGGAAATAGAAATTAAATTTGCAGATGGGACAATAAAAGAATACCGTCGAGTAGCACAATAA
- a CDS encoding S-layer homology domain-containing protein, translated as MKKTTKYMALFTIPAIIITAPADIDAANDWQVENTENLIDQINPFSSTYEYYLNEARNAYYLLSDYQQNQVRNSTTLLYYLGSNNDHQYVLTTFTNKMAAITARNSSFLRDIEEANRYYHSLTTSQQAVIPNYLYLQLQNYMENMAKMKAVQLKLEQLSLQDSNYVYNYETTMQAYQLLPYDFRMLITPLMNEKKLEYETYYSPTNNRSIAQQVINEISKLSTSSTMEQVASVRVKYNGLTTLQQNFVSNYHDLLYIEEVLRNTSYGWDPYYEDEKGKPSEYPTNIEVTNKGQMYTVVMPVSKMNRYTNTKITVSDTITLSIPNKAVRKTNNDDVLTMTIEEMNEESILFTANMYDESFEFSSYIDIEVKGLPSSATIVRLHDGGEYIATPYRKIANKFIIKTKTSAQFTATNSRVQFFDIHTDGHRYEIEQLAKRKIVSGVENGLYKPNAKVTLAQYAAMIARSMNITSSESSTYQDVHGKWYESSIESLLEAGILEQPNSNYFNAEKVVTRKEAAVLSIRLLQYAGINISDPVLNKIPFTDFKQLSTADSYFVAAAYELGIFGGKENGQFDPNGKLTRSQMAKVLYKTLQIAKMI; from the coding sequence TTTTTACAATACCGGCTATCATCATTACTGCACCTGCAGACATAGATGCTGCAAATGATTGGCAAGTTGAAAATACGGAAAATCTCATAGATCAGATTAATCCATTTAGCTCTACATACGAATATTATTTAAATGAGGCAAGAAATGCTTATTATTTATTATCGGATTATCAGCAGAACCAAGTCCGCAATTCGACAACACTTTTATATTATTTAGGAAGTAATAATGATCATCAATACGTGCTGACGACGTTTACAAATAAAATGGCTGCCATCACTGCACGAAACAGTTCTTTTTTGCGAGATATAGAGGAAGCAAATCGCTATTACCATTCATTGACGACTTCTCAGCAAGCGGTAATCCCAAATTATTTATACTTACAGCTTCAAAATTATATGGAAAACATGGCAAAAATGAAAGCAGTACAACTTAAACTTGAACAATTATCACTACAGGACAGCAATTATGTTTACAATTATGAAACTACCATGCAGGCATATCAATTACTGCCATATGATTTTCGAATGTTGATAACACCACTTATGAATGAGAAAAAGCTTGAGTATGAGACTTATTATTCTCCAACAAACAATCGTTCAATCGCACAGCAAGTAATAAATGAAATTTCTAAATTGTCGACAAGCTCCACAATGGAACAAGTAGCATCCGTACGTGTAAAGTACAATGGATTAACTACTTTACAGCAAAACTTTGTCTCTAATTACCATGATTTACTGTATATCGAAGAAGTACTGCGCAATACATCTTATGGCTGGGACCCTTATTATGAGGATGAAAAAGGCAAGCCAAGCGAATATCCGACAAATATAGAAGTTACAAACAAAGGTCAAATGTACACGGTAGTAATGCCTGTTTCCAAAATGAATCGTTATACAAACACGAAAATAACCGTTTCAGATACTATTACACTATCAATCCCTAATAAAGCTGTGCGCAAAACAAATAATGATGACGTTTTGACAATGACAATTGAAGAAATGAATGAAGAATCCATTCTGTTTACGGCAAATATGTATGATGAAAGCTTTGAATTTTCTTCCTATATTGATATAGAAGTAAAAGGCTTGCCTTCATCAGCAACAATTGTTCGTTTGCATGACGGAGGGGAGTATATAGCAACACCATATAGAAAGATAGCAAATAAATTTATAATAAAAACGAAAACATCCGCACAATTCACAGCTACAAATAGTCGAGTGCAATTTTTTGATATTCATACAGATGGACATCGGTACGAAATTGAGCAGTTGGCGAAACGTAAAATCGTATCAGGAGTAGAGAATGGATTATACAAACCAAATGCTAAAGTCACATTAGCACAATATGCTGCTATGATTGCTCGTTCGATGAATATAACTTCAAGTGAAAGTTCTACATATCAAGATGTCCATGGCAAGTGGTATGAAAGCTCTATAGAGTCTCTGTTGGAAGCGGGTATACTCGAGCAACCAAACTCAAATTATTTTAATGCTGAAAAAGTTGTAACACGCAAAGAAGCGGCTGTTTTATCAATACGATTGCTTCAATATGCAGGAATCAACATTTCAGATCCTGTTTTAAATAAAATTCCATTTACCGATTTTAAACAGCTTTCAACAGCTGACAGTTATTTTGTTGCCGCCGCATATGAATTAGGGATATTTGGTGGTAAGGAAAATGGCCAATTTGATCCGAATGGAAAATTGACGCGTTCACAAATGGCAAAAGTATTATACAAAACATTACAGATCGCAAAGATGATTTAA